Below is a genomic region from Glaciihabitans sp. INWT7.
GCGACGGCTTCGGCGACATCCGTCGTCTTGACCGAACCGAACAGGCGTCCACCCTCGCCGGCCTTGACGGTCAGCTTGACGGTGGTGGCCTCGAGCTTCGCCTTGAGGTCCTGCGCCTCTTCGATGGTGGCGTGCTCGCGTGCGACGCGAGCGGCCTTGATCGATTCGACCTGCTTCTCCCCGCCCCGGGTCCACGCGACAGCGAAGCCCTGGGGGATGAGGAAGTTGCGGCCGTAACCGGTCTTGACGTCGACGACGTCTCCGGGGGCACCGAGGCCGGTGACCTCGTGCGTGAGAATCAATTTAGACATTTCCGTTGCTCCTAACGGCCTGAGCCGGCGTAGGGGAGCAGTGCCATCTCGCGTGCGTTCTT
It encodes:
- the rplI gene encoding 50S ribosomal protein L9 encodes the protein MSKLILTHEVTGLGAPGDVVDVKTGYGRNFLIPQGFAVAWTRGGEKQVESIKAARVAREHATIEEAQDLKAKLEATTVKLTVKAGEGGRLFGSVKTTDVAEAVAAAGLGAVDKRKIEISSPIKATGQHEATVRLRDDLVATITLTVVAAK